One Oryza glaberrima chromosome 11, OglaRS2, whole genome shotgun sequence genomic region harbors:
- the LOC127755764 gene encoding uncharacterized protein LOC127755764 yields the protein MGYIYHRPKEIKNLRFLKVQYINETKIKELPSTFLQLEQLGSLFFYFKIRLPDGFGNLKSLQELGGDIIVDSPTMLEYLGKLTELRQLSIDFNYWWDKSYEAPFLQCLAKLTNLRDLKITSSLSLGPQQHQIIDISDSSIHHSVPNWQASLSSVSTLTIQLKTLGEGDLQVLGSLPSLRYLNITVEEPTLERDERLTTGDAYPFMGLTCFSLYDDAMEVAFAKGTMPKLRTLSLRFEMQNTKELFGGDMDLGLENLSSLQDASIQLVNCYGAVPEEIEAVKDALRKAVTMNPNNPTLRLQR from the coding sequence CACAGACCAAAAGAGATCAAGAATCTACGGTTTCTAAAAGTACAATACATAAAtgaaactaaaataaaagagCTACCATCAACCTTTCTTCAACTGGAACAACTAGGGTCCCTGTTTTTCTACTTCAAGATAAGGCTACCAGATGGGTTTGGGAATTTGAAATCTCTACAAGAATTGGGAGGGGATATCATTGTCGATTCTCCGACCATGTTGGAATATCTAGGTAAGCTGACCGAGCTCAGGCAATTGTCTATTGATTTCAACTATTGGTGGGACAAGAGCTATGAGGCACCCTTCCTCCAGTGTCTAGCCAAGCTGACCAACCTCCGGGACCTTAAAATAACTAGCAGTTTGTCATTGGGACCTCAACAACATCAGATTATTGACATATCTGACAGCAGCATCCACCACTCAGTACCAAACTGGCAAGCTTCTCTATCCTCTGTCTCCACTCTTACTATACAGTTGAAAAcactaggagagggggaccttcAAGTGCTTGGGAGTCTACCATCTCTTAGATATTTAAATATAACAGTGGAGGAACCCACATTGGAGAGAGATGAAAGGCTTACCACTGGCGATGCCTATCCATTCATGGGCCTAACATGCTTCAGCCTCTATGATGATGCCATGGAGGTGGCGTTTGCCAAGGGAACCATGCCAAAGCTCCGCACCCTCAGTTTACGCTTTGAGATGCAGAATACGAAAGAGCTATTTGGAGGCGACATGGATCTTGGCCTGGAGAACCTCTCTTCACTTCAGGATGCCTCCATTCAACTTGTGAACTGTTATGGTGCAGTGCCTGAGGAGATAGAAGCAGTGAAGGATGCTCTCCGGAAGGCAGTCACTATGAACCCCAACAACCCCACCCTCAGGTTGCAGAGGTAA